The Cydia pomonella isolate Wapato2018A chromosome 13, ilCydPomo1, whole genome shotgun sequence genome segment ttctgtgatctcggaaacggctctaacgatttcgctgaaatttggtatatgggggtttttgggggtatacaatctatctagattagtcttatatttgggaaaacgcgtgttttcgagtatACATGCGACGCacaatatggtcgctaatttcgtgttgcccgccactgtccgtctggtccagcgggttaagaaccggactgctaaacgagtgttacgggttcgaatctcgcccggtgactaacttttgtttttttttatatgttcaagtttatatatttttttttttaatttttattgttttagacaagtttaatttagtaaaaaaatgtagttaagattatcacctatacaccactatattacaataaatagttataaccgagcaaatctcggtcgcccaggtacttaggtactgattatgcaaatttgcctatttgtttaactcgcgtgaaaggtaccgtttcatcccttggttaacaatttactatactttaagctccagtttagcttattgtgacggaagagtaactacggaaccctacactgagcgtggcccgacatgctcttggccggtttttttatttaaataactatcgttaaatttaaataatcacaattatttagcagtggcgctagtgagcacgttgatgggctgtTAAGATAGGGTATTCTTGACATCTGAGATGTGTTAAAACTTTTGAACGTTACTCCAAGATAAGTGATTTTGAAAGAAGTTACTGATACTAATAGAAAGATAgatatacttaataaattaaataaatgtcatgtcattcgtacacaaattgactaaggcctTAACCTAATTGGTTAATGCCCAGTGTCaaaccgtgagttgtgacgtcattagaATCTTTCTATTTCGTTTCGACTTGGGTTACGTGAcatgtgttaaaagatattttaaattcaatatttacaaaaatatactcATTGTtggtccactaaaggtagtttaacatgttcttataattcttaagaatttattgggatactattctgccctaaacccccctccagactatgcgcgtgaatcgcggcgcgacttcgcggagcgaacataccacAATTGatgtagactccacactcgcacaagtcgcacaacttcacggcgatttcgcagtttggttcgcggcaagatggcgccgaagcgtcagctgatcggatttagtttgcggcaaggcactgattcccagtttgaatcagttaATTTTTGGTTAATcaactttaattaatttatttttggttAATTTTTGGTGGTTTGGttaggttgactggtagagaatgcctcgtggcattaagtccgccttttgtactataagattgttttcttttgtgcaataaagattaaataaataaataaatcaagttcgcacccaatatattgaccaagtagccgccatagaaggttatgacagttcagattaacagactcgtgagcgaatcgcggcgagAAGCAATCGCGAGtatggagtcttgcaagttcgcgcttcgcgtctcttttgacgcgggccaaataccgacaaaaaacggggaataaggcgcgaaggcgtgaacaatctgcgaaatcgacgcgagggccctccacactcgcgttcgcggatTCGCGACTCGATTCgtgcacgagtgtggagggctcttaagatttgtagatggaaacaaccctaacGTCATTGCTCCCTGGCAGAACATCATCatcctcctagcgtttgtcccgtactGTGACGGGGTCCGCTTTCTTAATTTTCTCCTTCCACTTCGCTCTATCCTGGACGTCGTTTTCCGATAACCCACAGGCGTTTAAATCTTTGGCGATGATGTTGCGCCAACGCTGCCTTGGTTTGCCCCTCCTGTTTGGGCCTGGTAAGGCAAAACTAAGGGCTTTGTTGCCTACGTATTCTGGCGGCCTTCTTTTGACATGCCCAAACCACCTCAGCCGACTTTCTTGGAGCTTATCGGCGACGTCTCTCACCCCGAGGCTACCACGGATGTGTTCGTTCCCTGTTTGTTGCTCCCTGGCAGAACCACCTCTTTAATAAACATACGTTGCAAAGTGTTTCTGTTACAGTACAGAGCATGCACCTAGCAGAACCACCCTGCTATGCAACAAGGTTTGCAAGGCAACATATAAATATaggcatatatatttttttttcaaatggtCGTAGAATTTTATTGCAGattaaattagttttagttatattttattttcactagCTTTCATTTTATACCCATATTGCTATGGGAAGAACCCCccgttttacaagctttttattaactttcaatGTAAATACAGTAGCGgaaaataatctatcatatttgtgttttttttaaagtatttttttatgagaacgACTAAGGCTGCCTAAACGATTATCATGTGAAAGTCCTTTAGATGGAGAGTAAAATCatatactacatttgtatgacacCATATAAGAAACTCGTTTTGTACGAGTTGACTTCGCAAGGAAAGAACTTGGAATGCGTTCCCACTCTTCCTTTAATTGTTCAAATCTTTCGTTGACATTTCTTGCACTCACACGATGACCTAGCTCCTTCCATAGGTTTTCTATAGGATTCAAATCCGGACTTTGGCTGGGCCATTCCAAAACCCTCACTCTACTTTTTTTGAACCATTGTTTAACAAGATTAGACGAATGTTTCGGGTCATTATCTAGCTGAAACATAAACGCTCTGCCGAAATTTTGGCGTGCCCAGGGAAGAAACGTCTTGTAATATTCCATCATAAACTTCCTTCGTCATAATACCGTTTATTCGATGTAAAGGACCAACTCCACTTGCACTGAAACAGCCCCACACCATAAGGTAGCCGCCGCCGTGTTTGACTGTAGGGAGCTGATACTGGGGGGCATGCGAGTACGTAGGTAATTCCATCTGTTCTGAACAGTAAAAACTTGGATTCATCGCTCCAGATTACCTTTTCACACATTTCCGCAGTCCAAGAAAGATGTTCTttcgcatatttttttctagctgCTCGATTTTTCTTGGAAATCAGTGGTTTCTTTGCAGGACGACGAGCACGAAGTCCACCATCCATCAGGCGATTTCTTACAGTACGTACGGACACAGAAACTAAATTTCCACACGATATTTCCCGCATAATGTCGCTCGCCGTGAGTCGTGGATTTTGTCTTGTTATTCGCAAAATGTTGCGGTCTAACAAACTTGATGTGCAGCGTGGGCGACCAGGTCTGTTGGGCCTTTTGACACCTCCGTGAGCTTTTTCCCGTTTCAAAACCTTCGATATAGTAGACTGATGAACTTGAAATTGCTTAGCCAGCGTCGAATGTGTGAAGCCATTCTATAGCTATACAAGAAGCAATTATGCTTCTTGTATAGCTactgtttagtttttatttccaCGAGGTCTCCCCATGACGGAACtgatatttcttacaaatattattatgaattagcACGATATTCCGTTTTTTATCGACTTAAATACTACTAGTGACGGACGCTAAATTCCAGAAAAATGAATTCAATTTGAATTTCGAAATATGCCTAGGCCTGTTATCGTATAAtacctgcctacgaagccgatggtcccgggttcaaatcctggtaagggcatttattcgtgtgatgagcatggatatttgttcctgagtcatgggtgttttctatgtatttaagtatttataaatacttatttatatattatatatatcgttgtctaagtaccctcaacacaagccttattgagcttactgtgggacttagttaatttgtgtaataatgtcctataatatttatttatttattttataattggttgagaataaatcaatataaccttttttgatTAGTTATCAACAAATTAAGTTCTTGGTTTcatctaatttgaaatattttacagaaaaatcacaataaaTGATAGTTTTTTTTCCGCTActgaatatatgtatatatgtacacgggtcaaattttgcaagttaaatttgacctacttcccggtttccgatgaagctgaaaatttgcatacatatgtaagcccggtgacaatgcaatattatggtaccatcgagctgatctgataatggagacaggaggtggtcataggaactctgtgataaaacaacgaaacctaattgtgtttggggtttttagaattggctcgataagtattagttgcctgtggaaagaaaagtatagtcagcgatgaaagcttgtaccaaaaatggaatttttgccaaaaacttatttcatttgcgggcgccattttcaaaattcataTAGCCTATGTCACACCACAAATCTGACGAATTCAACGACACCTCATATGTCGAAAACCGTCCAGCCCTATGGTCCAGCCATTTGGGCTGTAGGGCGTGCTGAAGAATTGGACATACCCTCCATCTTCTAAAAATTATTCACATTACAGGAAATTACCGTAATTACTCCCAGAGTAATCAATTATTTTAACCTTACAGAGCATCGTTTAATCCGACCTTACTTCTTTCCAGTAGAAAACCGATGTTCGAAATTACAGGTGTTTTTCCATTTTACTCCCctgattagagtgacagagaaagatgtaGTGGTGTAGCGTGCCtaggcggggccccgtataaaattttgtttgggggcccttaggaagggtaaagatttctcacaaaaacgcacgttgggggcccccgtggcccgagggccccgtataattgatacggcagataaggcggtagctacgcccctggaaagatgcccgcaatttgcgatcTTTGGtatttgcggtaggccctcagaggaGATGTTTTTTGGCGTACAGTGCAGCCGAAgcaagttaataaataaaaatcgaccaagagcatgtcgggtcatgctcagtgtaggattctGTAGTTACCAATCTGTCAGTATATGCTATACGGGGCtgttctagcactaacgatcaccgAACCGACGgcgacggacagacggacatggcgaatctGTAAAACTTTCTAattgactacagaaccctaaaaagggatgAGCTAGCTGCAAGTTATGTGCAAGTGTTACGagtagagtgacaaagaaaaatgctcgcaattgacAAACTTTGATGTGACGTAATCTGCTCCGCATtacaaaaaggttttatttatggtttaGTTTTCTTGTAttacgagggttgctacttatatatccagaaacaaaaaacaaacaaacgtacacggctgaaaatggttttattgtttttcaaagtattccccgtgatgatctatgcacttttgcattcgtgtgaaccaattttcgaagcacttctgccactccgcctgaggtacctccataacgtgttgtttgaatgcgtcgacagcatcttcagcggtcgaaaatcgttgaccgcgtaatttattttttatattgggaaataaataaaaatcaatcgcgtgacgtatgacagctggcattgtcatgatgaagaatgattaTTCGTCactggttagttttacgaatttgttccaatacttccggtaagcaaatggtcgtgtaccaatctgaattaaccgttttacggttttctagtggcactgtagctacatggccattaataccgaagaagcaggccaccatttgtttcaatgtactttttgcacgagtaactttcgtagggttcggctcattttgaaacacccataccgttgattgttgcttcgtttctGGATCTTATGCatagatccaggattcgtcacctgtatagatgttataaacggcctttgagtcaccacggttatatttttttaacattttattgcaccattcgacgcgagcatctttttgctccttagttaagttgtgcggtatccaacgcgaacaaatTTCTTTTACAGCTatatgatcatgtaatatgctattaatgctagtcatagaaatacccagagtcgcctctatcttgcggtacgtaacatgtcgctcgtccattataagttttagcacagcctcaatattttgtggtacaacgaccgatttcgggcgacctgccttaacttcgtccgtaagcatactacgtccacgattgaactcactaaaccagtgacacacagtagttttagatggagcttcatcaccaaaagttgaagttagttgatctatgcactgttgttgctttaaaccacgccgaaaatcataataaatcatagcacgaatattttcacgagtgagttccattcttgcagcaagatgacatttaaaacccgtcaaaaacaaaacactagcgttaataagaaagaaaaaatataccggccagtactttaaaaagttcaaattttaccatgaaggtcaaatttaatatactatttaagaagattgtaatcccggtttccggatatataaatagcagccctcgtattttctattttgttttaGAGCCATGTCACagtaaaatagaataatttgaaatttatGTAACCATGGCAGTCTCAAAATATCGTCGTAACAGCAATGACCCATTAATTGTaattctttaaatatatttttgtattcagtTTATCCAAGTGTTTCGATAAATAATGCGAGTTCATCACATTCGATATTCATGGTTATATAACCCAGACTCTAAATATGTGTAAGCGTTTCAACCTACACAAACTCATAGCGCCGCgtgtaaatatttacattaattttattacttattttgaaACGACTCCCTCCCTTTGCTAAAGCCCCTCCAGACTATgtgcgtgaatcgcggcgcgacttcgcggagcgaacataccgcgacgtacGTCAACgtcactcgcacaacttcacggcttgcagatcggatactccaccgaacactgtctatgaccgtaataagattcatatactagccgtgtcttatccaacctcgacattggcagaatcatcaacaccttgatggagccataacacgaaaaattgattgatttcgcagtttggttcatagaaataggatagcgtatgacaagtctctggtttggttcgcggcaagatggcgccgaagcgtcagctgatcggatttagtcatagaaataggatagtatgaTAGTAttcaagcgaagcgtatgacaaaTCTctggatttagtttgcggcaagacactgattcaaactgggagctgtcaaattgatttttggttgatcaagttcgcacccaataaccAAGTAGGCGCCatcagcgaacgaaaaaaacatagaagactaacgtcaaacaaaatatcagcgtaaaagtggccccactattaaacacgcaatactaataacggaccaattgcattgcaactcgtcaaagttcaggaggcctaccgcgaaaatcgaagttcgtcaattgcgggcatttttctcagtcactctaattacctacgtcttagtgaaagtaaaagagaaagatccccgcaatttgcgaatttagattttcccggtaggccccctggtcttgttttcttcgacgaaacttcatATGACCATGATTAGCCAATTTAACCCACCTgaactacgattggtctattataaaatgaagcgctgtgattggctgtaccgttgtcacttgaaaatacatgtcATTGGGAACCGGCTCtaggtagacggtttcatgcaatatagcctcctaaggcccagccatagaaatgaaaaatcctaaatttgccactagaatttgaacctatagtgcagggaatacaattgattttattttgtttgaaaattgaatgaaacaaaccaaatgcaactctgttccaattgaatatgatttaaatttcatcgaactgaataagtcctattggtaggaccttgggccttacgaggatagactaattttaaatgaaaaatacagCTGGCATTTGGAATTTTGGATTTTActtgatcaagatgaaaaccgatatctgaggatccgagaggctttttatttacgaatttgagatcaaaatttaaaaaaatgccgcgggttaaattttagaatttttcatccgatcaaggtgaaaatccatatctgaggatccgagcggcccttcattatgattctgaagtCATGTTTGGTAAAAGCGCCCTCCATTTTGAATGGAACGCCCGACATCTTGAATATCTCCATTTTTGCTCTTATCatgatcatcattcatcatataAAAGCAAACACGGAGAAATTTAAGATGTCAGGcgtttttgccaaatttgacctcagaatcataatgaagggtcgctcggatccttagatatcgattttcatctcgatcagagctaaaatgcagaaatccaaaatggcgggcgtttgtttaattttgacctcatattcattataaaggtcctctaggatcttcagatatcgattttcatcttgatcaaagcaaacatgcagaaattcgtattgaacacgtcgtcataggaaaagtttgtatgggaatagGACATTAGTATAGAGGACGGAAAACGAAGGATTGCAGGCCAAATAGATATAGatggccgagcgtagcgagaacggatagggatacgcggccggcaaccccgtttctcgccgagatttgtatggtgcttttctcaaacttgcaatgaaataattaaaaaaaaggatgatgatgatgatgatggatgTTTGGGTTAATAAAATGGGAACGaaactttgattatttttacgctacaacgcacggtttaggagatacagccctataaagatttctgcatgactgaaaaaaaaaactttatggggctgtatctcctaaaccgtgcatcGTAGTGcaagaaaaatgaaatttttgttcccctttgaagccctgaaatattatttaacaaacacaaaaaagaaaaaaaaaacacaaaaaaataaaacaaacataatggcagaattttgcttataggtttttttatggttgaatgccaagacgtgccataatttgacgtttaaaaacgaaagaaggttgccttacaggcctaggtgtgtaaggctgtatgaaattcctttacatatcatcttccctCATCGCACctaatatgtagtatttccggacctaatttgaagtaagtcatgtcaacatttcattacaagtttgagaaaatagcattattgtttttactattttcctctcattctttccataatttttcaccgttcaaaccttccctggacctagaaatattccaataccaaaattagccaaatcggtccagccgtccgcgaaattaacgaaaagttataaatagcagcgagataccgggacttagtaagaaagtacacataaaaaacctcCACCTACAATGGCTTGATGGCAATGGCaatcataaatttaaattattgaaataacaacctgaacaaattaaaaatgagtctcttaatatcaatggttgtttaaaatgcatagcatcatccccatataaagcctgttgtgatcaagagaaatcaaaataatatgatcctagctaaactatacgtgaaaagtaatcccatattttttccagtgtttgttggaacgactagtGTCGACTAgtacatcatttatccgcacaataaggcatatttctttcgttaaagatataatttgaatacttctactatgactgtcacaacgggccgccatttgcgaactaaatagctccgcggcacaaagttgacgccccgctcgcttcggcacaatgtgtgtggggtcattttgcagtgCTAGTTcgacatctatgtttattatcaatcgctgggcgccatagaaggttatgacagttttcagattaaccgactcgtgagcgaatcgcgacgcgaagcgattgcgagtgtggagtcttgcaagttcgcgcttcgcgtctcctttgacgcgggccaaataccgacaaaaaacggggaacaAGGCGCGAAgtcgtgaacaatctgcgaaatcgacgcgagggccctacacactcgcgttcgcggcttcgcgcctcgattcgcgcacgagtgtggagggcccttgaGGGTCTactgcgaacaccgaagttcgctaGTTCCGGCATTTACTCTTACCTATACACTTACTGTACACTTACTTTACTCTGATTTACTCCAACAAAgcgttatattgtatgtctatgaaCAGTGACAGAGAATGGTGCCCTCAATTTGCAACTTCGTTGTTCGCGgtcgcgaaaaccgaaattcgcgaattctggggatctttctcttttactcttagtaagatataattagagtgacagagaaaaatgcccgcaattgacgaacttcgattttcgcggttatagccctgagggcctaccgcgaaccacgttcgacgtgctgcctccCTACCATACTTAcctacgaatttataagtgcgacagcgaggcaacacgtcgaacgtggttcgcggtaggccctctgctgtCATGAATGTCAGTGGGCTGTCAAAGATCTGTCAATGGAAGTGGGCAAGTAATGGTTCCTTTTACCGACCGACTGACCGACCGACAAAAATTACTAGTGTTTGCTATGTTAATATGTTAAATATTGTTGTATCTGATAACTGAAACAAAAATCTCGTAATTATGGCGGATAGAGATCTTTCTATGGGACCCCGTGAAGGAGTAACATACCCTGTTAGGGTGCAGTACTGTGGAAATTGTTCGATGCCGATAGAATACTGCGAGTACTACCCTGAATATGATAAATGCAAGCAATGGTTGGAAAAAAACTTGCCGACCGAGTTTGAAAAAGTAAAGATTGGTAAGTTTCGCACAAGATATTACTTAAGTAAGGTTATGAATTCCTATTGTAATATGCCCTCTTCGTGTTTCATGTCGTTTACGTCAGAAATATTTTCGCCTGAGCAATTTTCGTTAAATATTCCAGATGAAGAAGAGAATGCTGGCGGTGAAGAGGAGAAAAAAAGGCAGAAGCGTGGTGGCAAGGGCATGCTTAAGTCCAAGAAGAAGGAGGATGTGCCCAAGCTTGTGCAAGTCTCCCGCGCGCCGCGCGGCAAGAAGAAATCAGTCACTGTTGTATCTGGCTTGAGCACCTTTGGTATgtgatttgatttatttgatCTGGCAGATCGTTTTTATGTTTGCATAATTTGTTCTATTTCTTTTGTTGACAACAACAAAAACGCAATAACAAATTGATTAGATTTTAAATGGTTAACAGTGGTTTTAAAAAAACTGGGTTTTCTCAGTAGAATCCTTAACAAAATTAGTATCCATCATTTTCACTACTTGTCTATTGATTAAAgctttacaatttattttttgtctattttccGGAAATCCAGTGTATGTAggtcatattttaatttatgtgtGTTTCCTAATTTACAGACATTGACTTGAAAGTGGCGGCTAAATTCTTTGGCACCAAGTTTGCCTGTGGATCATCAGTGACAGGAGATGATGAGATAGTGATACAGGGAGATGTTAAAGATGATCTCTTTGATATTATACCAGAGAAGTGGCCTGAAGTAAGCTATTTATTcacttatttaataattatagcaCCAGGCAAACTTACAGATAATCAGTTTAACTAACTACATATAAGTAGTGTGTTAGTATATGTGGCTGTCCCTTAGAGAAGGGTATTTATGCTTCAAGTGCATAAGAACCCTTCTCTGATGGTAAGCTACATATATGCACTtcctagtgaaaaaaaaaatggatgcCAGGCGAAATTAAATATGTCAATATGTATAAAAGTTATTAATAAGAGTAAGGTAACAGTATCTAAATacaaataactaaaatgtaaaaataacatttagtgCCATCTACAACAATAATGATTCTCGCAGCATTgagtgtatttttatatttctattttatttctaaCCTCTGTTATGTCATTAaatcattcattttttttaaattatagataCAGTCCATTGAGACTATTTTGACAGTATCCAAAGTATTAGGAACTTTAAATACAACTAAAATTTTATgattagtacaagacagtgtatgGGGGTTTTATTAGCTCTtataaagcgatagctggactttacatgcatgcatgcatgtggactaccggccgttgactcgaAATTGGTGGTTAAACGTGTTTctagattaattctccattcattGCACACAACCACATTAGTGtgctgtataataagctatcaatattacacttaaaataatattaatgagcaaaaaacaaaggaattaatcacgaggcaaACTAACATGATGGTGTTAGAACCAGAAGTCATCCTCTGTTATGTCATAGCACTGAATTTAGTAGTATGAATGTTAATATCATGGTTTTCTTTTTTCAGATTGATGAGGATAGTATTGAAGATTTAGGTGACCAGAAGAGATAGTCACAATTTTAGTATAACAAGAATGGGAGATCTTTATTCCTCTGTCTGCATGAAACATTTGTGATAACATTTTGTATCTATGATGTTTGTTATGTTACCTCTACTTGGAAATTGTGAGATCAGGGTCATGTATGGTCAATTTTACAAGTTAGCATTTTACcccttcttctttctttttaagGTAATAAAGAAGCACAAAGTGAATTTGCCACCAATAAAATGCTACCGTCGTTTCAATGCTTTTAGAGTgagttttaagttataaatgTCACTGATTGACACAAAATGTATTGATTTAACAGTTTTCAAAAGTGGATTTTACACAACGGCAACAATACAGATGTTCCGTCATTTTGGCACAGGAATAAAGTGCTTTGATTCATATCTTCTTTATTTATGAGCTACTGCCAATAAAATTAAAGAATAAATGTTTTGTATATTTCATTTCTATCCTTAGGTGCGAAATAGTCTGATGTTTTGAAATGTCCCAACAGATTGGTTCTGCTCTTTCAATCAAGTCTGGATTGTACACTTAATTAGGAAAGTAGACTTGCCTCATCACATTGGTCTGATGAAATTATTGAAATTAGGCCTCGACATGGTAGTTGGTATTAGCGAAATTGGTTATAAATTCTAAAATCGCGAAGTTGAAACTATTCAAAGACCACGATACGACAGCATCTATCTGAAATCAGAAATCGTTTATTGCGAATCGTACCATGTATTATGGTACATAGTTGTTACGattaaaatatagaaaaacaTGCCATCCTGAAAAGGGTACTGCAACTATTATCTATCTTCTAGCAAGCATGTACTCCTTTCAGTTTATAAGATAGTgtaataatcatatttattttgagTGCGAAGAGATTTCATCAtgcaaaaaaccggccaagagcatgtcgggccacgctcagtgtagggttccatagttactcttccgtcacaataaactaaactggagcttaaattatagtaaattaataaccaag includes the following:
- the LOC133524311 gene encoding density-regulated protein homolog; the protein is MADRDLSMGPREGVTYPVRVQYCGNCSMPIEYCEYYPEYDKCKQWLEKNLPTEFEKVKIDEEENAGGEEEKKRQKRGGKGMLKSKKKEDVPKLVQVSRAPRGKKKSVTVVSGLSTFDIDLKVAAKFFGTKFACGSSVTGDDEIVIQGDVKDDLFDIIPEKWPEIDEDSIEDLGDQKR